Proteins encoded within one genomic window of Pseudorasbora parva isolate DD20220531a chromosome 3, ASM2467924v1, whole genome shotgun sequence:
- the gsnb gene encoding gelsolin b, with amino-acid sequence MVYHPEFEKAGKQAGLQVWRIENMDLVPVPPNLYGGFYTGDTYLILNTIKHKSGSLQYDVHFWIGDACTIDESGAAAIFTIQMDDFLGGKPIQYREVQGYESKTFVGYFKSGLKYMQGGVASGFKHIASGASVKRVLHVSGRRVIRAIEVPVSWSSFNQGDCFILDFGQEIYQWCGSKCNQFERLKATNVSKDIRDNERCGRAKLFVCEEGSENEKILAILGPKPDLPDAQSEDTKTDASNRKSAKLFKVSNASGTMSVTLVSEENPFPQSDLQSTDCFILDHGSNGKIFVWKGKEANKEERSAGMKAAEDFISKVGYPKHTEVQIIPENGETPLFKQFFKLWHDIEQTNGMGQAYVPNRIAKIKKVPFDASSLHKSEAMAAQHGMIDDGKGEKKIWRIEGSDKVPVDPSIHGQFFGGDSYIILYTYRHGGRQGQILYIWQGEESSQDERGTSAILTAQLDAELGGSAVQVRVIQGKEPRHLMSIFGGQTMVVHKGGTSREGGQSQASVVRLFQVRANTAGHTRAVEVDAVASSLNSNDAFVLVTPSGSTLWLGQGTSDTEKNGAKKLGNILGVDLSEISEGAEGDDFWSTLGGKAEYRTSERLKNKMDTHPPKLFACSNKTGQFLIEEVPGEMTQEDLAPDDIMILDTWDQVFVWIGNEANEDEKNETLTSAVKYIDSDPANRDKRTPIVTVKQGFEPPTFTGWFLGWDHDFWSSDPLQRAMTGLKM; translated from the exons ATGGTCTACCACCCTGAATTTGAGAAAGCAGGAAAGCAGGCAGGCCTGCAGGTATGGAGGATTGAAAACATGGATTTGGTGCCTGTCCCTCCGAATCTTTATGGTGGCTTCTACACAGGTGATACCTACCTCATCCTCAATACCATTAAGCACAAGTCTGGGAGTCTACAATATGACGTTCACTTCTGGATAG GTGATGCATGCACAATAGATGAGAGTGGGGCAGCCGCTATCTTCACCATCCAAATGGATGATTTCCTTGGAGGAAAACCCATCCAGTACAGAGAAGTCCAGGGATACGAGTCAAAAACCTTTGTAGGCTACTTCAAATCAGGCCTTAAATATATG CAAGGTGGAGTTGCCTCTGGATTCAAACACATAGCTTCTGGTGCGAGTGTGAAGCGTGTTCTCCATGTGAGTGGCAGACGTGTAATCCGGGCTATTGAAGTACCTGTGAGTTGGTCTAGCTTCAACCAGGGTGATTGCTTCATCCTAGACTTTGGACAG GAGATATACCAGTGGTGTGGTTCCAAGTGTAACCAGTTTGAAAGACTGAAAGCCACTAACGTTTCCAAAGATATTCGTGATAATGAGCGTTGTGGGAGAGCAAAGCTTTTTGTATGTGAAGAAGGATCAGAGAATGAGAAGATATTAGCG ATTCTTGGACCAAAGCCTGATCTTCCTGATGCGCAGTCTGAAGACACCAAGACTGACGCGTCCAACAGGAAGTCAGCCAAATTGTTCAAG GTGTCAAATGCCAGTGGGACTATGTCTGTCACTTTGGTGTCTGAAGAGAACCCTTTTCCCCAGAGTGATCTGCAGTCCACTGACTGCTTTATCTTGGATCATGGTTCCAATGGCAAAATATTTGTTTGGAAAG GTAAAGAAGCTAATAAAGAAGAGCGGAGTGCAGGTATGAAAGCTGCCGAGGACTTCATAAGTAAGGTGGGCTATCCTAAACACACTGAGGTCCAGATCATCCCTGAGAATGGAGAGACTCCTCTCTTCAAACAGTTCTTCAAGTTATGGCATGATATTGAGCAGACAAATGGTATGGGACAAGCCTATGTACCCAACAGGATTGCCAAGATCAAGAAAGTGCCCTTTGATGCATCATCTTTGCACAAATCAGAGGCAATGGCAGCTCAGCATGGAATGATAGATGACGGGAAGGGGGAGAAGAAG ATCTGGCGCATTGAGGGATCAGACAAGGTTCCAGTCGACCCATCCATTCATGGGCAGTTCTTTGGAGGAGATAGTTACATCATCCTGTACACCTACAGGCATGGGGGACGTCAGGGGCAGATTCTATATATATG GCAGGGCGAAGAGTCCAGTCAAGATGAAAGAGGAACTTCTGCCATTCTAACTGCCCAGCTTGATGCAGAGCTTGGTGGAAGTGCTGTGCAG GTGCGAGTAATTCAAGGCAAAGAACCCCGTCACCTCATGAGTATCTTTGGTGGGCAAACAATGGTGGTGCACAAGGGAGGGACTTCACGAGAGGGTGGTCAATCACAGGCTTCTGTAGTCCGCCTTTTCCAAGTGCGTGCCAACACTGCTGGGCACACACGAGCTGTTGAG GTTGACGCTGTGGCCTCCAGCCTCAACTCCAACGATGCCTTTGTTTTGGTGACTCCCTCAGGCTCTACGTTGTGGCTGGGACAGGGTACAAGTGACACAGAAAAGAATGGAGCCAAAAAGCTTGGCAACATTTTAGGAGTAGACCTTTCAGAGATATCAGAAGGAGCAGAGGGAG ATGATTTCTGGAGTACTCTTGGAGGAAAAGCAGAGTATCGCACCTCTGAAAGGCTCAAGAACAAAATGGACACCCATCCCCCTAAGCTCTTTGCATGCTCTAACAAGACTGGACAATTTCTT ATTGAAGAGGTGCCAGGAGAGATGACACAGGAGGACTTGGCTCCAGATGATATCATGATCCTGGACACCTGGGATCAG GTCTTTGTTTGGATCGGAAATGAAGCTAACGAAgatgaaaaaaatgaaactttGACTTCAG CGGTCAAATATATTGACTCAGATCCTGCCAATAGGGACAAGCGAACTCCCATTGTTACAGTGAAGCAGGGCTTTGAACCTCCCACATTTACAGGCTGGTTCCTGGGTTGGGACCATGACTTCTGGAGTTCTGACCCACTGCAACGGGCCATGACtggtttaaaaatgtaa
- the rab14 gene encoding ras-related protein Rab-14, with protein sequence MTTAPYNYSYIFKYIIIGDMGVGKSCLLHQFTEKKFMADCPHTIGVEFGTRIIEVSGQKVKLQIWDTAGQERFRAVTRSYYRGAAGALMVYDITRRSTYNHLSSWLTDARNLTNPNTVIILIGNKADLEAQRDVTYEEAKQFAEENGLLFLEASAKTGENVEDAFLEAAKKIYQNIQDGSLDLNAAESGVQHKPTAPQGGRLSSDAQPQKEGCSC encoded by the exons ATGACGACTGCACCATATAACTATTcctatattttcaaatatatcatTATTG GTGACATGGGGGTTGGAAAGTCATGTTTACTCCACCAGTTCACAGAAAAGAAAT TTATGGCTGACTGTCCTCATACAATTGGTGTTGAGTTTGGCACACGGATAATTGAAGTGAGTGGGCAGAAGGTGAAGCTTCAGATTTGGGACACGGCAGGGCAGGAGAGATTCCGTGCTGTTACTCGCAGCTACTACAGAGGAGCCGCGGGGGCCCTCATGGTGTATGACATCACCAG GCGAAGCACGTACAACCACCTCAGCAGCTGGCTGACTGATGCAAGGAATCTCACCAACCCCAATACT GTGATCATTCTAATTGGTAACAAAGCAGACTTGGAAGCCCAGCGTGATGTCACGTATGAAGAGGCCAAGCAGTTTGCTGAAGAAAACG GTTTGCTATTCCTTGAGGCAAGTGCAAAAAC AGGTGAGAATGTGGAGGATGCTTTCCTTGAAGCCGCAAAGAAGATCTACCAGAACATTCAAGACGGCAGCCTGGACCTGAATGCGGCCGAGTCAGGGGTCCAGCATAAGCCTACCGCGCCCCAGGGTGGGCGGCTCAGCAGTGACGCACAGCCCCAGAAGGAGGGTTGCAGCTGTTAA